A section of the Streptomyces sp. SLBN-118 genome encodes:
- a CDS encoding TIR-like protein FxsC produces the protein MSDSAQRAADHRPYFFLSYAHTPRYGAGGPDPDMWVERLFRDLCGHVMAMTDLPAGAPAGFMDREIRSGEGWSERLGEVLATCRVFVPLFSPRYFASEMCGKEWYAFAQRAIYHQAKSNRPAEAIVPALWVPMPPEQLPGPAERLQFNHRAFGDRYVTDGLYGLIKLRIFAEEYEAAVYELAKRIVSVADTTRVGSGSPVDYRQAPSAFGKPSGGPRPMHVTVAAPTSHDLPEGRAPEYYGKQSQDWNPYHPDSARPLAYVAQDLVRSLNYQATVSSFDHESPPDAGQPPTRPEILLVDRWALEDEDRRQRLAAFDAEPRPWVSVIVPWNRDDPQSRTTEAELAEKLERTMPHQLRHGRAASRAAARGVLSMEAFGQILPQVVESAAQEYLRHAEVFPPAAPPPPGARSSERPRLRGPMAEYGTTHYVPNTRGIAPDAEDTDDSQS, from the coding sequence GTGTCGGATTCAGCGCAGCGAGCGGCGGATCATCGGCCGTACTTCTTCTTGAGTTATGCGCATACGCCGAGGTACGGGGCTGGGGGCCCGGACCCGGACATGTGGGTGGAGCGGCTCTTCCGCGATCTGTGCGGCCATGTGATGGCCATGACCGATCTGCCGGCCGGTGCGCCGGCCGGTTTCATGGACCGCGAGATCCGTTCCGGCGAGGGCTGGTCGGAGCGGCTGGGTGAAGTTCTGGCCACCTGCCGGGTGTTCGTCCCGCTCTTCTCGCCGCGCTATTTCGCCAGTGAGATGTGCGGCAAGGAGTGGTACGCCTTCGCCCAGCGGGCGATCTACCACCAGGCGAAGAGCAACAGACCCGCCGAGGCGATCGTGCCCGCCCTGTGGGTGCCCATGCCGCCGGAGCAACTGCCGGGCCCCGCCGAGCGGTTGCAGTTCAACCACCGCGCCTTCGGCGACCGCTATGTCACCGACGGGCTCTACGGACTGATCAAACTCCGGATATTCGCAGAGGAGTACGAGGCTGCCGTCTATGAACTCGCCAAACGCATCGTCAGCGTGGCCGACACTACGCGCGTCGGCTCCGGCAGCCCGGTGGACTACCGGCAGGCGCCCAGCGCCTTCGGCAAGCCCAGCGGCGGTCCCCGTCCGATGCATGTGACGGTTGCCGCGCCGACCAGCCACGACCTGCCCGAAGGCCGGGCCCCCGAGTACTACGGCAAACAGTCCCAGGACTGGAATCCCTATCACCCGGACTCCGCCAGGCCGTTGGCGTATGTCGCCCAGGACCTGGTGCGCTCGCTCAACTACCAGGCGACGGTCTCCTCGTTCGACCACGAGTCGCCGCCCGACGCCGGCCAGCCGCCCACCCGGCCCGAGATACTTCTCGTGGACCGCTGGGCCCTGGAGGACGAGGACCGCCGTCAGCGCCTCGCCGCCTTCGACGCGGAGCCGCGCCCCTGGGTGAGCGTCATCGTCCCCTGGAACCGTGACGACCCGCAGAGCCGGACCACCGAGGCCGAGTTGGCCGAGAAACTGGAGCGGACCATGCCGCATCAGCTGCGCCACGGCCGGGCGGCCAGCCGGGCAGCCGCCAGAGGAGTGCTCAGCATGGAGGCCTTCGGCCAGATCCTGCCCCAGGTGGTGGAGTCGGCGGCCCAGGAGTATCTGCGGCACGCCGAGGTCTTCCCGCCCGCGGCGCCGCCGCCCCCCGGAGCCCGCTCGTCCGAGCGGCCCCGGCTGCGCGGCCCGATGGCCGAGTACGGCACCACTCACTACGTCCCGAACACGCGTGGAATCGCCCCCGATGCGGAGGACACGGATGACAGCCAGTCGTGA
- a CDS encoding aminoglycoside N(3)-acetyltransferase, whose translation MTLLVHASLRATGLEAESLRDALLEVLGDDGTLVVPAFTADNSDTSPSYRARVRGMTPEQSAAFRADMPAFDAATTPSQGMGRLAESVRTAEGAVRSAHPQTSFAAVGRRAAELLAVHPLTSHLGEDSPLGALYRARAQVLMINVDFDVCTAFHLAEYKTRAPARTYRCVVSRPGGGREWTEYEDIELDDSDFGAIGAAFAWGMEQKGQLGGRPARFFSIREAVDHAERWMTEKRC comes from the coding sequence ATGACACTGCTCGTCCATGCCTCCCTGCGCGCCACCGGACTGGAAGCGGAATCCCTCCGTGACGCGCTCCTCGAGGTGCTGGGAGATGACGGCACGCTCGTCGTGCCCGCCTTCACCGCCGACAACTCCGACACCTCACCCTCGTACCGGGCTCGTGTGCGCGGTATGACACCCGAGCAGTCGGCGGCCTTCCGGGCGGACATGCCGGCCTTCGACGCCGCCACGACGCCCAGTCAGGGGATGGGCCGGTTGGCCGAGTCCGTGCGGACCGCCGAGGGGGCCGTGCGCAGTGCCCATCCGCAGACCTCATTCGCGGCGGTGGGACGGCGGGCCGCCGAATTGCTCGCCGTACATCCGCTGACCTCGCATCTCGGCGAGGACTCACCGCTCGGAGCCCTGTACCGGGCGCGGGCCCAGGTGTTGATGATCAACGTGGATTTCGATGTCTGCACCGCATTCCATCTCGCCGAATACAAGACCCGTGCTCCTGCGCGAACCTACCGTTGTGTGGTGTCGCGACCTGGTGGGGGTAGGGAATGGACGGAGTACGAAGACATCGAACTGGACGACAGTGATTTTGGTGCGATCGGCGCCGCCTTCGCCTGGGGTATGGAACAGAAGGGACAACTGGGAGGAAGGCCCGCAAGGTTCTTCTCGATCAGGGAAGCGGTCGACCATGCGGAGCGCTGGATGACCGAAAAGCGGTGTTGA